A genomic region of Anaerolineae bacterium contains the following coding sequences:
- a CDS encoding zinc ribbon domain-containing protein: MPIFEYECRHCGRHFEKFVLSARSVSVACPVCGSDNVRKVLSAFATSGRGATGGATSCLPSG, translated from the coding sequence TTCGAATACGAGTGCCGCCACTGCGGCCGGCACTTCGAGAAGTTCGTCCTGTCCGCTCGATCCGTGTCGGTAGCCTGCCCGGTGTGCGGCTCCGACAACGTGAGGAAGGTTCTGTCGGCCTTCGCCACCTCTGGCCGGGGGGCCACTGGCGGCGCCACCTCCTGCCTACCCAGCGGCTGA